A part of Gossypium hirsutum isolate 1008001.06 chromosome A07, Gossypium_hirsutum_v2.1, whole genome shotgun sequence genomic DNA contains:
- the LOC107898958 gene encoding tubulin alpha chain-like, producing the protein MLSSYAPVISAEKAYHEQLSVVEITSSAFEPASMMAKCDPRHGKYMACCLMYRGDVVPKDVNAALATIKTKMTIQFVNWCPTGFKCGINYQPPTVVPGGDLAKVQRAVCMISNSTSVAKVFSRIDHKFDLMYAKRTFVHWYVGKGMEEGEFSEAREDLAALEKDYEEVGLESGEGDEDEGDSTRLEYRVKSANGLIGQLIKMGYFVCLLYCIKLQNIF; encoded by the coding sequence ATGTTGTCTTCATATGCACCAGTGATTTCCGCGGAAAAGGCTTACCATGAGCAACTATCAGTAGTAGAAATCACAAGCAGTGCATTTGAACCAGCTTCAATGATGGCCAAATGTGATCCACGCCATGGGAAATACATGGCTTGTTGCTTGATGTACAGAGGAGATGTGGTGCCTAAAGATGTGAATGCTGCACTGGCAACAATCAAGACCAAAATGACCATCCAGTTTGTTAATTGGTGTCCCACAGGGTTCAAGTGTGGCATCAACTACCAGCCTCCAACTGTGGTACCTGGTGGGGATTTGGCCAAGGTTCAAAGGGCAGTTTGCATGATTTCAAATTCTACTAGTGTTGCTAAAGTGTTCTCAAGGATTGATCATAAGTTTGATCTGATGTATGCAAAGCGTACATTTGTGCATTGGTATGTCGGTAAAGGTATGGAGGAAGGTGAGTTTTCTGAAGCTAGAGAAGACTTGGCTGCTCTTGAGAAAGATTATGAAGAAGTGGGCTTGGAATCTGGTGAAGGAGATGAAGATGAAGGGGATAGTACTAGGCTAGAATATAGAGTAAAATCTGCCAATGGACTTATTGGTCAGCTAATAAAAATGGGTTATTTTGTTTGCCTTCTCTATTGtatcaaacttcaaaacatattttaa